Genomic DNA from Oncorhynchus mykiss isolate Arlee chromosome 2, USDA_OmykA_1.1, whole genome shotgun sequence:
CTGTCCTCTATAAAGATAGTGGTTCTGTCCTCTATAGAGAGTAGTTATGTCCTCTATAGAGAGAGTGGTTCTGTCCTCTATAAAGAGAGTGGTTCTGTCCTCTATAAAGATAGTGGTTCTGTCCTCTATAGAGAGTGGTTCTGTCCTCTTTCGAGAGTGCTTCTGTCCTCTATAGAGAGTGGTTCTGTCCTCTATAGAGAGTGGTTCTGTCCTCTATAGAGAGTGGTTCTGTCCTCTATAGAGAGTGGTTCTGTCCTCTACAGAGAGTGGTTCTATCCTCTATAAAGAGAGTGGTTCTGTCCTCTATAAAGAGTGGTTCTGTCCTCTATAGAGAGTGCTTCTGTCCTCTATAGAGAGTGGTTCTGTCCTCTATAAAGAGAGTGGTTCTGTCCTCTATAAAGAGAGTGGTTCTGTCTTCTATAAAGAGTAGTTCTGTCCTCTATAGAGAGAGTGGTTCTGTCCTCTATAAAGAGAGTGGTTCTGTCCTCTATAAAGATAGTGGTTCTGTCCTCTATAGAGAGTGGTTCTGTCCTCTATAAAGAGAGTGGTTCTGTCCTCTATAAAGAGAGTGGTTCTGTCCTCTATAGAGAGTGGTTCTGTCCTCTATAGAGAGTGCTTCTGTCCTCTATAGAGAGTGCTTCTGTCCTCTATAAAGAGAGTGGTTCTGTCCTCTATAAAGAGAGTGGTTCTGTCCTCTATAGAGAGTGGTTCTGTCCTCTATAAAGAGGGGTTGTCTCTATAAACCACAGGGCTTTGTAGTGCAGATGTATTATACAGAATGAATCGCAGTAACGTACATGACctcctggaaggagagagagagaggaaagtggtTTGTGCTCAAACCATTGGAGGAGAAGAGGTGCTGCCTTAAACAAGAGGGGTACTGAGCGTTGTTCATAACACATTTCATATTTCGTGGAATCTACATTACACAATTTTCTTCATAATGCATTTAATACAAGGATTCACTTTTCAATTCTGTACATTACACAATCTCTTTCACAATGCATTCTATACAAGGCCATGTCGAATTTGACGAGGGTTGCCAGAATGGAGAAAAAACACAGATCTTTCTGGTTTAGTTTTTTTGTGGTATCGATTAAGCTATTTCATTGGGCAATGGGGATACATTtttatgtcttaattgatcatagtccagactggTTAttgatatgtcttaattgatcatagtccagactggttatagatatgttttaattgatcatAGACCAGACTGGTTATTGATATGTCGTAATTGATCATGGTCCAGACTggttatagatatgtcttaattgatcatagtccagactggTTTGGCTATATTCAGCTCTCTGAAACCCAGCTCTTTCTCCAGTCTCAGAAGGAATAGCTGTTGGGATTCACTTTTACATGACCTGAGCAAAGGTGATTCGATTTCAGTGTGAAGCCGAGGGGAAACTCTCTAGATTACTCATCCTGTTTCAGGTAATTACATCATCATGGCTGGTCTCGGACTGTCTCTAATACAGGTTCACCCTGACAGTGATTAATATGACATCATCATGGCTGGTCTCGGACTGTCTCTAATACAGGTTCACCCTGACAGTGATTAATATGACATCATCATGGCTGGTCTCGGACTGTCTCTAATACAGGTTCACCCTGACAGTGATTAATATGACATCATCAAGGCTGGTCTCGGACTGTCTCTAATACAGGTTCACCCTGACAGTGATTAATATGACATCATCAAGGCTGGTCTCAGACTGTCTCTAATACAGGTTCACCCTGACAGTGATTAATATGACATCATCAAGGCTGGTCTCAGACTGTCTCTAATACAGGTTCACCCTGACAGTGATTAATATGACATCATCAAGGCTGGTCTCAGACTGTCTCTAATACAGGTTCACCCTGACAGTGATTAATATGACATCATCATGGCTGGTCTCGGACTGTCTGACTTTGATAAAGGTTGAATGTGACACTTGACGGCGATATGTCCTGATACAGATTAGAAACAGATGCTTTGAACACATAACTGTTGTTTTATCATCCATTGTTACTTTGATCtaacaacatctctctctctctctgtgtgtgtgtgtgtgtgtctctctctgtgtgtgtgtgtgtgtctctctctgtgtgtgtgtgtgtgtgtgtgtgtgtgtatctctctctgtgtgtgtgtgtctctctctgtgtgtgtgtgtgtgtgtgtgtgtgtgtgtgtgtgtgtgtgtgtgtgtgtgtgtgtgtgtgtgtgtgtgtatctctctgtgtgtgtgtgtgtctctctctgtgtgtgtgtgtgtgtgtgtgtgtgtgtgtgtgtgtgtgtctctgtgtgtgtgtgtgtgtgtgtgtgtctgtgtgtgtgtgtctctgtgtgtgtgtctctgtgtgtgtgtgtgtgtctctctctctctgtgtgtgtgtgtgtgtctctgtgtgtgtgtgtgtgtatgtgtgtgtgtgtgtgtgtgtgtgtgtgtgtgtgtgtgtgtgtgtgtgtgtgtatagtatttAGAGATACGGTTCTGTAAGGGGGTTCGCATGGCTGCCACTCTGATCTATATTTTGCAGACGGTGAGTTTGTTTGTAAACATACATGACATACACCTCTAAATGTTGCTCTCTTGTAAACATACATGACAGACACCTCTAAATGTTCCTCTCTTGTTCCTCTCTTGTAAACATACATAACATATAGCTCTAATGTCCAGCTTTTTTCAGGGAATTTCCAGTTAGTTAGTTGTGGTGTTTTCCTAGTATTCTACTCCTGATCCGTCTGTGTTTAAATCCATTTCAGATCTTATATACGGGGGTTGTGGTGTTTTCCTAGTATTCTACTCCTGATCCGTCTGTGTTTAAATCCATTTCAGATCTTATATACAGGGGTTGTGGTGTTTTCCTAGTATTCTACTCCTGATCCGTCTGTGTTTAAATCCATTTCAGATCTTATATACAGGGGTTGTGGTGTTTGCTCCAGCCCTGGCTCTCAATCAAGGCATGTCATTTTGTTCAGTGGTGCAGAACTTTTACCACGTCAAATAACAAATCCAAAAAACCCCGAAATGTTCTTTTTCTGAAACCTTACATTTCTTCCCACAGTCACTGGCTTCAACCTTTGGGGATCTATATTTGCAACGGGCATTGTGTGTACGTTCTACTGCACGCTGGTGAGTTGGGTTGGGATACTCACTCATTTGTCCTACTTACTAACGATAGAGTTCCTTCCTTCTTCCAGACATCCTCTCGTACTGTGTTTCTGAAAGAGGGGCAGAGCACACCTGAGTAAATAGCCTGTCTAGTAACATAAACAGTGACCGTGTAAACAAACCACCTCCTAGTGCCAGGTCAAGACATGGGAATATTTATTTATGCTGTACAGAGTGATGGTCATGTGGGGGGAGGCCAGGCTGTggggatgatctctctctctctctctctctctctctctctctctctctctctctctctcgctctctctctctctctcgctctgtgtctctctcgctctctctgtgtctttctctgtctcgctctgtgtctctctcgctctctttctgtgtgaAGGGTGGGCTGAAGGCAGTGGTGTGGACAGATGCGTTccagatggtggtgatggtagtgggcTTCATGACCGTGCTCGTCCAGGGGACCAGGAAAACAGGGGGCGCAGCCTCCGTGTGGGAGGTGGCTAAAAATGGAAACAGACTCGACATCTTTGAGTAAGTACAACCCACTGTTaccacaatttttttattttattttgacctttatttaactaggcaagtcagttaagaacaaattactaTTTGCAATAacagcctaggaactgtgggttaactgcctgttcaggggcagaacgacagatgtgtaccttgtcagctcagggattcaatcttgcaacctttcggttactagtccaacgctctaaccactaggctacctgccacccctccactctaaccactaggctacctgccgcccctccactctaaccactaggctacctgccgcccctccactctaacatctaggctacctgccgcccctccactctaaccactaggctacctgccacccctccactctaaccactaggctacctgccgcccctccactctaaccactaggctacctgccgcccctccactctaaccactaggctatgctgccactccactctaaccactaggctacctgccacccctccactctaaccactaggctatgctgccactccactctaaccactaggctacctgccgcccctccactctaaccactagactacctgccgcccctccactctaaccactaggctatgctgccactccactctaaccactaggctacctgccgcccctccactctaaccactaggctacctgccgcccctccactctaaccactacacgggaaactgttgatcgtgaaaaaacccagcagcgttgcagttcttgaagcAATCCGGTGCGCCTGACACCGACTACCataaccccgttcaaaggcacttcgaTAGTTTTGTCtatttcaccctctgaatgacacacaatccacgtctcaaatggggcggcagggttagcctttgtggttagagcgttggactagtaaccggaaggttgcaagttcaaatccctgagctgacaaggtacaaatctgtcgttctgcccactgttcctaggctgtcattgaaaataagaatgtgttcttaactgacttgcctagttaaataaaggtcaaataaaaatatctCAAGGCTTCTGAGTTTAACAAGTTAACAAGTGAACAACAAAGGTTCACCCAGATCTACGGAAAGAGTGTATATATTTTGAGATCGGACCCTCTGCGGTACCCTACTTTGAGAACCCAGCGCACTTAATGAATACGACTCTATGCCCTCAGCTTTGACCCTGACCCACTGAGACGTCATACGTTCTGGACCATCTCTGTTGGGGGAACCTTCACCTGGCTGGGCATCTACGGGGTCAACCAGTCAACTATACAGAGATGCATCTCCTGCAAAACCGAGACACACGCCAAACTGTAAGCACATTCCTTCACTAAAGACATATACCGTTcgttttcacactactgagctgtACTGGCCTGCTCTATGCATCCGCCGTAGTTGAAACCAGTCCACCATCCAGATCCGACACGTGTTTTTCGGAGTCCACTCTAACAAGGTGCTACTCTTATCTATGGTCCTTCGAGACGGATCTGGACGACAACTGCAACACAATATACTGAgtacttttattattattaagaGTGTCTTGTGTGGAACAGTCAGGATGCTTAATATCACTGCCTTTGTCTGCTATCCACGTGTCAAGGCTGAGTTAccgtaaagcactttgtgatagcGGTTGATGTGAAAAGAGCTCTATACATCTGGTTGTGATTTTTTTTATCTTCTTTCCCAGTATCATTTGTCTGTCATTCACATCCTCAGAGCTCTGTACTTCAACCTGCTGGGCCTGCTGGTCATCCTGGTGTGCGCGGTGTTCTCCGGACTCATTATGTACGCTTTCTACACCAACTGTGATCCATGGACCGCCCAGTCAGTCACAGCACCAGACCAGGTTACTACCACTATCtataatgtctctggttgtccctTTATACAGTAGTACACCAGACCAGGTTACTACCACTATCtataatgtctctggttgtccctTTATACAGTAGTACACCAGACCAGGTTACCTCTACTATCtataatgtctctggttgtccctTTATACAGTAGTACACCAGACCAGGTTACCTCTACTATCtataatgtctctggttgtccctTTATACAGTAGTACACCAGACCAGGTTACCTCTACTATCtataatgtctctggttgtccctTTATACAGTAGTACACCAGACCAGGTTACCTCTACTATCTATAATGTCTCTGGCTGTCCCTTTATACAGTAGTACACCAGACCAGGTTACCTCTACTATCtataatgtctctggttgtccctTTATACAGTAGTACACCAGACCAGGTTACCTCTATTATCtataatgtctctggttgtccctTTATACAGTAGTACACCAGACCAGGTTACCTCTACTATCtataatgtctctggttgtccctTTATACAGTAGTACACCAGACCAGGTTACCTCTACTATCTATAATGTCTCTGGCTGTCCCTTTATACAGTAGTACACCAGACCAGGTTACCTCTACTATCtataatgtctctggttgtccctTTATACAGTAGTACACCAGACCAGGTTACCTCTACTATCtataatgtctctggttgtccctTTATACAGTAGTACACCAGACCAGGTTACCTCTACTATCtataatgtctctggttgtccctTTATACAGTAGTACACCAGACCAGGTTACCTCTACTATCtataatgtctctggttgtccctTTATACAGTAGTACACCAGACCAGGTTACCTCTACTATCtataatgtctctggttgtccctTTATACAGTAGTACACCAGACCAGGTTACCTCTACTATCtataatgtctctggttgtccctTTATACAGTAGTACACCAGACCAGGTTACCTCTACTATCtataatgtctctggttgtccctTTATACAGTAGTACACCAGACCAGGTTACCTCTACTATCtataatgtctctggttgtccctTTATACAGTAGTACACCAGACCAGGTTACCTCTACTATCtataatgtctctggttgtccctTTATACAGTAGTACACCAGACCAGGTTACCTCTACTATCtataatgtctctggttgtccctTTATACAGTAGTACACCAGACCAGGTTACCTCTACTATCtataatgtctctggttgtccctTTATACAGTAGTACACCAGACCAGGTTACCTCTACTATCtataatgtctctggttgtccctTTATACAGTAGTACACCAGACCAGGTTACCTCTACTATCtataatgtctctggttgtccctTTATACAGTAGTACACCAGACCAGGTTACCTCTACTATCtataatgtctctggttgtccctTTATACAGTAGTACACCAGACCAGGTTACTACTACTATCtataatgtctctggttgtccctttatacagtagtacaccagaccaggttactactactactatctataatgtctctggttgtccctTTATACAGTAGTACACCAGACCAGGTTACCTCTACTATCtataatgtctctggttgtccctTTATACAGTAGTACACCAGACCAGGTTACTACTACTATCtataatgtctctggttgtccctTTATACAGTAGTACACCAGACCAGGTTACCTCTACTATCtataatgtctctggttgtccctTTATACAGTAGTACACCAGACCAGGTTACCTCTACTATCTATAATGTCTCTGGCTGTCCCTTTATACAGTAGTACACCAGACCAGGTTACCTCTACTATCtataatgtctctggttgtccctTTATACAGTAGTACACCAGACCAGGTTACCTCTACTATCtataatgtctctggttgtccctTTATACAGTAGTACACCAGACCAGGTTACCTCTACTATCtataatgtctctggttgtccctTTATACAGTAGTACACCAGACCAGGTTACCTCTACTATCtataatgtctctggttgtccctTTATACAGTAGTACACCAGACCAGGTTACCTCTACTATCtataatgtctctggttgtccctTTATACAGTAGTACACCAGACCAGGTTACCTCTACTATCtataatgtctctggttgtccctTTATACAGTAGTACACCAGACCAGGTTACCTCTACTATCtataatgtctctggttgtccctTTATACAGTAGTACACCAGACCAGGTTACCTCTACTATCtataatgtctctggttgtccctTTATACAGTAGTACACCAGACCAGGTTACCTCTACTATCtataatgtctctggttgtccctTTATACAGTAGTACACCAGACCAGGTTACCTCTACTATCtataatgtctctggttgtccctTTATACAGTAGTACACCAGACCAGGTTACCTCTACTATCtataatgtctctggttgtccctTTATACAGTAGTACACCAGACCAGGTTACCTCTACTATCtataatgtctctggttgtccctTTATACAGTAGTACACCAGACCAGGTTACCTCTACTATCtataatgtctctggttgtccctTTATACAGTAGTACACCAGACCAGGTTACCTCTACTATCtataatgtctctggttgtccctTTATACAGTAGTACACCAGACCAGGTTACCTCTACTATCtataatgtctctggttgtccctTTATACAGTAGTACACCAGACCAGGTTACTACTACTATCtataatgtctctggttgtccctttatacagtagtacaccagaccaggttactactactactatctataatgtctctggttgtccctTTATACAGTAGTACACCAGACCAGGTTACCTCTACTATCtataatgtctctggttgtccctTTATACAGTAGTACACCAGACCAGGTTACTACTACTATCtataatgtctctggttgtccctttatacagtagtacaccagaccaggttactactactactatctataatgtctctggttgtccctTTATACAGTAGTACACCAGACCAGGTTACCTCTACTATCtataatgtctctggttgtccctttatacagtagtacaccagaccaggttactactactactatctataatgtctctggttgtccctTTATACAGTAGTACACCAGACCAGGTTACCTCTACTATCtataatgtctctggttgtccctTTATACAGTAGTACACCAGACCAGGTTACCTCTACTATCtataatgtctctggttgtccctTTATACAGTAGTACACCAGACCAGAGAAAGTGTGTAAACACAAAGCACCACTTTTCCCTAAAAGGTTGATATTTACTGTATCAAATATGAACTTGACAGGAAAGTGTGCGTATCTCAGACCGTAGCGTAGCACGACTCGTAGTGGTTGAAGAACTGTATTACGAGCAAACGTTGTTATTTTGGGTTGTAAATGCAGGCGTTTTAATTAAAATAGTGGTAGGTTAATAAAAACATTCAAATGTAGACTAATGATAAAACAGAAGCATCGTCTAATTTAGTTATATGGGCCTAAATCATAAGCATATTTTCTGACATGACTGCTAGCTACACAACCAATATTAGGTTACCATTCATCCAATAGACAAGCACGCTTGGTTACCATTCATCCAATAGCCAAGCACGCTTGGTTACCATTCATCCAATAGCCAAGCACGCTTAAAGGAAATAGACTGGTAGCCTAGACGTATGGCATGCTGCGGTATTGCTGTGACCGAGAAAGGAGAGTGATGTCTCATAGCCTTTTTAATGTCAGAGCCTATATACAAATACAATATGGCTCTGATTTATGTATCAGTGAAAACATGCGTGTGATTTATCAATAAAAACATGTGTCTGATTTAAGAGCAAGAAACAGGCAGGAACAGGGGAAACAAACGCTGGAAGGTTTCatgaacaaaacgaactggcaacagacaaacagagaacacaggtataaatgcacaggggattTCTTATTtaattaaccaggcaagtcagttaagagcaaattcgtatttacaatgacggcctaccagggaacagtggggttaaactgccttgttcaggggtagaacaacagaattttaccttgtcagctcggtgattagatccagcaacctttcagttactggcccaacactctaaccactaggctaccaaccTCCCCAAAacaataatggggaagatgggcgacacctggaggggggtggagacaagcacaaagtcAGTTGAAACACATCAGGGTAGGACACCTGGTTACTGTTACTATCCTTTCTACACCAATAAGTGTCTCTGGTTGTGTCCCATGTTGTGTCccatgtcaccctattccctatataaagtagggcactacttttgaccaaagccttaTTGgcgctggtctaaagtagtgcactatatagggaatagggttctatagggctctggtctaaagtagtgcactatatagggaatagggttctatagggtcctggtctaaagtagtgcactatatagggaatagggttctatagggctctggtctaaagtagtgcactatatatagggaatagggtgccatttgggacacaagctcTGTTATATTTCTAGCCCTAATTAACTTGTCTTCTCCAATTCTTACTCTGTCACAGCCACAAACCACATAGGTCACTACTGTCTAATTAGTGGGGCTGTTCTACATCAAATTATATtaatcacatacacacatttagcagatgttattgcgggtttttttgcgaaatgcttgtgtttctagctccaacagtgcagtaatatctaaccctTAAATTCACATCTGGTCGTTAGTGTTTACAGAGTTCGGgttaattccatttcaattcaggaagtgactgaattgaaatggaattgactccaACCCTGGTGTCTAGTGGCCGACATTGATACAGTCTCCAGTGTTTGTGTCCAGTGCTCTGCTACCCAGTACTCATTAACTTCCCCTTAAGTCTCTACTCATGCCATGACCTTTTCACGCTGTGTCTCTACAGCTCATGCCATGACCTTTTCACGCTGTGTCTCTACAGCTCATGCCATATCCTTTTCACTCTGTGTCTCTACAGCTCATGCCATATCCTTTTCACTCTGTGTCTCTACAGCTCATGCCTTATCCTTTTCACTCTGTGTCTCTACAGCTCATGCCATATCCTTTTCACTCTGTGTCTCTACAGCTCATGCCATATCCTTTTCACTCTGTGTCTCTACAGCTCATGACATATCCTTTTCACTCTGTGTCTCTACAGCTCATGCCATATCCTTTTCACTCTGTGTCTCTACAGCTCATGCCATATCCTTTTCACTCTGTGTCTCTACAGCTCATGCCATATCCTTTTCACTCTGTGTCTCTACAGCTCATGCCATATCCTTTTCACGCTGTGTCTCTACAGCTCATGCCATATCCTTTTCACTCTGTGTCTCTACAGCTCATGCCTTATTTTGTCATGGAGATACTGGGGGATTATCCTGGTCTTCCAGGGCTGTTTGTTGCCTGTGCGTTCAGTGGAACACTCAGGTTAGAGGAATCACTGTGTAGATCATTTTAAATTGACAGTTTTCCCAAAGCCTTCGTAGCTAAAGTAGGATGTTATTTTGCTCCACAACGCAGCCACAAGAGAGTAATTGTAAAATCAGTGTTTCGGAAGGTCAATCGTCAATGTATTTACAAACTAAGGCTTTGGGAAAACCCAGCCCAGAATGACATTGTTTTGCCTTCATTGCACTCTAACTTAAGTACAGTATTCATTAGGAGATCTGAACTAATTCCCAGTCATTGCCTCTCTCAGTACTGTGGCAGCCAGCATCAATGCCCTAGCCACGGTGACCTATGAAGACTTTGTTAAGCAGTGTTGTACTAACCTCTCCAACAAAGCCAGCGGCTGGATCAGCAAAGGACTGTGTAAGAATAACTCCCTGTTATTATTATACTAGAATAACTCTCAGTTATTACCATAATAGAATAACTCCCAGTTATTACCATATTAGAATAACTCCCAGTTATTACCATATTAGAATAACTCCCAGTTATTACTATAATAGAATAACTCCCAGTTATTACTATAAACGAATAACTCCCAGTTATTACTATAATAGAATAACTCCCTGGTTATTACCATATTAGAATACCTCCCCGGTTATTACCATATTAGAATAACTCCCAGTTATTACCATATTAGAATAACTCCCAGTTATTACTATAATAGAATAACTCCCAGTTATTACTATAAACGAATAACTCCCAGTTATTACTATAATAGAATAACTCCCCGGTTATTACCACATTAGAATACCTCCCCGGTTATTACCATATTAGAATAACTCCCAGTTATTACCCTAATATAATAACTCCCCAGTTATTACCATAGTAGAATAACCCCCCAGTTATTAGCATAATAGAATACTTTTGTTATTACTATAATAGAATAACTCTGTTATTACTATATTAGAATAACTCCCAGTTATTACCCTATTAGAATAACTCCCAGTTATTACTATATTAGAATAACTCCCAGTTATTACTATAAATAGAATCACTCCCATTTATTACTTTAATAGAATAACTCCTCAGTTATTACTATATTAGAATAACTCCGTTATTACTATAAATAGAATCACTCCCATTTATTACGTTAATATAATAACTCCCCAGTTATTACCATAATAAAATGACCctgttattattataatataataactccCCAGTCATTACCATAATAAAATAACTCTGTTATTACTATAATAGAATAACTCCCTCGTTATTACCCTATTAGAATAACTCCCCGGTTATTACCCTATTAGAATAACTCCCCGGTTATTACCCTGTTAGAATAACTCCCCAGTTATTACCCTATTAGAATAACTCCCCAGTTATTACTATAATATAGGCCATAAATTGGAGTCCAGCTTGTGAAGATTAATGCCAACGTACACACTCTACCATCTTTACCTCTGCAGGTATCGTGTTCGGCGTCGCCTGCACCACTATGGCGGTTGCTGCATCCTACATGGGAGGGGTTGTCCAGGTAAACACTGTCCCCGTTAGTGTTTGAAGGACTAGTACGTGCATGGAGCTGATGCCTATGTGATTAACACGTCTTGATGTGTGTTTCCCAGGCAGCTCTGAGTATCCATGGTATGTGTGGTGGTCCCATGCTGGGTCTCTTCTCTCTGGGAATCATCTTCCCCTGGACCAACTCTATGGTCAGAAAACACCTCTTCGTTGTCTCCACAGCGCTTCCAGACAGATTAAGTCTAGTTCCTGGACTAAGA
This window encodes:
- the slc5a12 gene encoding sodium-coupled monocarboxylate transporter 2 isoform X1; protein product: MDDEQLGTFVSWDYVVFACLFVVSSGIGVFFAVKERKNPSSEFLVGGRQMTCGPVALSLTASFMSAVTVLGAPSDVYRFGGSFILFGVAYTFVVIATAELFVPVFYRSGITSTYEYLEIRFCKGVRMAATLIYILQTILYTGVVVFAPALALNQVTGFNLWGSIFATGIVCTFYCTLGGLKAVVWTDAFQMVVMVVGFMTVLVQGTRKTGGAASVWEVAKNGNRLDIFDFDPDPLRRHTFWTISVGGTFTWLGIYGVNQSTIQRCISCKTETHAKLALYFNLLGLLVILVCAVFSGLIMYAFYTNCDPWTAQSVTAPDQLMPYFVMEILGDYPGLPGLFVACAFSGTLSTVAASINALATVTYEDFVKQCCTNLSNKASGWISKGLCIVFGVACTTMAVAASYMGGVVQAALSIHGMCGGPMLGLFSLGIIFPWTNSMGAAGGLIVGIAMSFWAGVGAFIYPALDINTRPLSLSMEGCLQANSSDPTSAVPPSHLVPTTLPSRSSLADHWYSMSYLYYSAVGFSATVTAGLLISFITGHTRSQDVKPWLLRPVCNLFCFWSKKYKKMCWCGVHHELKQDMECPDTDTVKDEGPFVKEDIGRKGMKRKVQPAKNCYNLQEKAHDNAGFTEDTKPF
- the slc5a12 gene encoding sodium-coupled monocarboxylate transporter 2 isoform X2 — protein: MDDEQLGTFVSWDYVVFACLFVVSSGIGVFFAVKERKNPSSEFLVGGRQMTCGPVALSLTASFMSAVTVLGAPSDVYRFGGSFILFGVAYTFVVIATAELFVPVFYRSGITSTYEYLEIRFCKGVRMAATLIYILQTILYTGVVVFAPALALNQVTGFNLWGSIFATGIVCTFYCTLGGLKAVVWTDAFQMVVMVVGFMTVLVQGTRKTGGAASVWEVAKNGNRLDIFDFDPDPLRRHTFWTISVGGTFTWLGIYGVNQSTIQRCISCKTETHAKLALYFNLLGLLVILVCAVFSGLIMYAFYTNCDPWTAQSVTAPDQLMPYFVMEILGDYPGLPGLFVACAFSGTLSTVAASINALATVTYEDFVKQCCTNLSNKASGWISKGLCIVFGVACTTMAVAASYMGGVVQAALSIHGMCGGPMLGLFSLGIIFPWTNSMGAAGGLIVGIAMSFWAGVGAFIYPALDINTRPLSLSMEGCLQANSSDPTSAVPPSHLVPTTLPSRSSLADHWYSMSYLYYSAVGFSATVTAGLLISFITGHGVPRHRHG